The nucleotide window GGCCGGGATTCTCGCGGTCGGGCGCATCGAGGATCGCGCGGTGGTGCGCGAGGGCGAGATCGTCGCGAGGCCGATCATGTCGCTGACCGTGTCCGTCGACCATCGGGTCACGGACGGCGTGGGCGCCGCCGCGTTCCTCGCCGAGGTCAAACGGTTGCTCGAGCACCCCGTGTTGCTGCTCGGACCAGACGCACCCCGGTAGCCGCGCGTCGCGGGGCGTGGCCCCCGTTCGCCGTGCTTCGTCACCCCGAGCGCGAACGTTTCTCGTTGCCCGAGTACGATCGGCGGGACCCTCCGGAGTGACCGGGAACCGCTGTCCGACCGACTCGGCCCCGCCCGCCGCACAGGGGCCGGCGGGGGGACTGCGCCAAAACCGCCCGTGTCATGCGCCCGTAATGTCAAACGTGTACCGTGGGGATCCGGGAGATGCCTCCCCCGGAGCCGGACGGTGTCGAGTGACAGCAGGGTCCCGGACCACGTGGTCCGCGCTCCGAATCTCGGGACCCGAGGGGGAACACGGATGGTCAGACTACGCTATGTCGAACTCGCCGTGGTCGTCGTGTTGGTCGCGGTGTTGAGCGGTGGGGTCGGGGCCGCAGTGTCGTCCTACGCCGCCCCGCATCTGGTGGAGGCCGCGATCGCCCCGGCGGCCTCGCCGGCACCGGCACCGGGCGGGCTGCGGAGCCCGTTTGTGGCCGCGGTGGCGCGCGTCCGCCCCGCGGTCGTGAACATCAGCACGCAGCAGTCCGTGCAACATCCGATGGGCCAGCAGTTCTCGCCGTTCTTCGGCATGCCGTCCGGCCCGATTCAGCAGCAGGCGATCGGGTCCGGCGTGATCGTGAGCCAGGACGGGTACATCCTAACGAACGCGCACGTCGTCGACGGCGCGCAACAGCTCACGGTCACCCTGCTCGACGGGCGGACGTTCAAAGGCCGCGTGGTCGGCAGCGACACGGCGACCGACCTCGCCGTCGTGAAGATTCCGGCCACGTCGCTCCCCGCGGCCCCGCTCGGCGACTCATCGGCGCTCCAGCCGGGAGACTGGGCGATCGCGATCGGCAATCCCTACGGGCTGAACTTCACGGTGACCGCCGGGGTCATCAGCGCGATGGGCCGGACCCTCCCGGGGGGTCCGGAGGAGACATTCATCCAGACCGACGCGCCGATCAACCCCGGAAACAGCGGCGGGCCCCTCGTCGACACGGACGGCCGGGTCATCGGCATCAACAGCGCGAAGTTTGAGAACGCGCAGGGCATCGGGTTCTCGATCCCGATCAACACGGCCAAGGGCATTATGACCCAGCTCATTTCGGCCGGCCACGTCTCGCGGCCGTACCTCGGGGTGTACCTGCAGCCGGTGACCCCGGATCTGGCGGCCCAGCTCAACCTGCCTGCAGACACGAAGGGCGCGCTCATCGCGGAGGTGGCG belongs to bacterium and includes:
- a CDS encoding trypsin-like peptidase domain-containing protein codes for the protein MVRLRYVELAVVVVLVAVLSGGVGAAVSSYAAPHLVEAAIAPAASPAPAPGGLRSPFVAAVARVRPAVVNISTQQSVQHPMGQQFSPFFGMPSGPIQQQAIGSGVIVSQDGYILTNAHVVDGAQQLTVTLLDGRTFKGRVVGSDTATDLAVVKIPATSLPAAPLGDSSALQPGDWAIAIGNPYGLNFTVTAGVISAMGRTLPGGPEETFIQTDAPINPGNSGGPLVDTDGRVIGINSAKFENAQGIGFSIPINTAKGIMTQLISAGHVSRPYLGVYLQPVTPDLAAQLNLPADTKGALIAEVASNSPAAAAGLQRGDVIVQAAGQRTADPSALVTYIHNQKIGSKVLLLVMRQGHTEYVTVALGEMPSGQ